The following proteins are encoded in a genomic region of Plasmodium chabaudi chabaudi strain AS genome assembly, chromosome: 1:
- a CDS encoding mitochondrial ribosomal protein L41, putative → MIKLAISMLAKMGPSKGKGPLIAKYAPAGFKKGFGAIGLGRHTKKGFFIINKMLVPNFHVPDLSDCNLKPYVSRKTPLIVMKKQLGPKRKILN, encoded by the exons atgatTAAGCTAGCTATTTCTATGCTAGCCAAAATGGGCCCAAGTAAAGGAAAAGGTCCATTAATAGCCAAATATGCACCTGCTGGTTTTAAGAAAGGATTTGGAGCTATTGGATTAGGAAGGCATACTAAAAAAG gtttttttataattaacaaGATGCTCGTACCAAACTTTCACGTCCCAGACTTAAGCGATTGCAAT TTAAAACCATATGTTTCAAGAAAAACACCATTAATTGTTATGAAAAAGCAATTGGGCcccaaaagaaaaattttaaattaa